In the genome of Flavobacterium panacagri, one region contains:
- a CDS encoding protein-L-isoaspartate(D-aspartate) O-methyltransferase, whose translation MKDTAKHQGLRNQLVTTLEQKGITDKAVLDAIKKIPRHLFLNSSFEDFAYQDKAFPIGAGQTISQPYTVAFQSQLLEVQKEHKVLEIGTGSGYQTAVLFHLGAKVYTVERQKELFKQTSILFPKLNIRPKHVSFGDGYKGLPNFAPFDSIIVTAGAPFIPQPLMAQLKIGGRLVIPLGEDVQIMTLLIRKNETQFEKHEFGEFRFVPLLEDKN comes from the coding sequence TTGAAAGATACTGCCAAACATCAAGGACTTCGTAATCAATTAGTAACCACTTTAGAACAAAAAGGAATTACTGATAAAGCAGTTCTGGATGCGATAAAAAAAATCCCGAGACACCTTTTTTTGAATTCTAGTTTTGAAGATTTCGCTTATCAGGATAAGGCTTTTCCTATTGGTGCGGGTCAAACTATTTCCCAGCCTTACACTGTTGCATTTCAATCTCAGCTTTTAGAAGTACAGAAAGAACATAAGGTTTTGGAAATCGGAACAGGTTCTGGATATCAGACGGCCGTTTTGTTTCATCTTGGAGCAAAAGTTTATACTGTAGAAAGACAAAAAGAATTGTTTAAACAGACTTCTATTTTGTTTCCAAAATTAAATATTCGTCCTAAACATGTTTCTTTTGGAGACGGTTATAAAGGATTGCCAAATTTCGCACCTTTTGACAGTATTATAGTTACAGCAGGTGCACCTTTTATTCCACAGCCCTTAATGGCGCAGTTGAAAATAGGAGGAAGGCTTGTTATTCCGTTAGGAGAGGATGTTCAGATTATGACTTTATTAATCAGAAAGAATGAAACGCAGTTTGAAAAACATGAGTTTGGAGAGTTTCGATTTGTTCCTTTGTTAGAAGATAAAAATTAA
- a CDS encoding DUF3575 domain-containing protein, translating to MKKLFALIVLLLSIQLQSQTFIKFNGATALLAVPNIGIETSIGEKTTFSADVMASFWESFNGHNPMKFVTVTPEIRYHFKEKYNGFYAGAHIGADKYELQKWNYWDSNRYEDGFGYRIGATIGYNLKLNDKFVLDFFVGGGWHQGFYHGKYNDGTPGRYEKTVNWNKSGEWLPYRGGVMISYKL from the coding sequence ATGAAAAAATTATTTGCCCTTATTGTTCTTCTTTTATCTATTCAATTACAAAGCCAGACTTTTATTAAATTTAATGGAGCTACTGCTTTACTTGCAGTACCAAACATTGGAATTGAAACCAGCATTGGAGAAAAAACAACTTTTAGTGCAGATGTAATGGCTTCTTTCTGGGAATCATTTAATGGACACAATCCAATGAAATTCGTTACAGTAACACCTGAAATTCGTTATCATTTTAAAGAAAAGTACAATGGTTTTTATGCCGGTGCGCATATAGGTGCAGATAAATACGAACTGCAAAAATGGAATTACTGGGACAGCAATCGTTATGAAGATGGTTTTGGCTACAGAATTGGAGCTACAATAGGTTACAACTTAAAACTAAATGACAAATTTGTACTTGATTTTTTTGTTGGAGGCGGATGGCACCAAGGTTTTTACCATGGTAAATATAACGATGGAACACCTGGAAGATATGAAAAAACAGTTAACTGGAATAAAAGCGGTGAATGGCTTCCTTATCGAGGTGGCGTAATGATTTCTTATAAATTATAA
- the smpB gene encoding SsrA-binding protein SmpB, translated as MLKSVNILNKRARFDYEIIDTYTAGIVLAGTEIKSIRLGKANITESFCEFSGMELFAINTYIEEYSFGNQFNHKSRSERKLLLNKKELKTLHKNVQAKGLTIVPLKLFTNEKGLAKLQIGLCRGKKNYDKRESLKEQDTKRDLDRIKKAFN; from the coding sequence ATGTTAAAATCAGTCAATATATTAAATAAAAGAGCCCGATTTGATTATGAAATAATCGATACCTATACTGCTGGAATTGTTTTAGCAGGTACCGAAATCAAATCTATACGTTTAGGAAAAGCCAATATCACAGAAAGCTTCTGCGAATTTAGTGGTATGGAACTTTTTGCGATTAATACTTATATCGAAGAATATTCTTTTGGAAATCAATTCAATCATAAATCAAGAAGTGAACGAAAATTACTTTTGAATAAAAAAGAATTAAAAACACTTCATAAGAATGTTCAAGCAAAAGGACTTACTATTGTTCCTCTGAAATTATTTACCAATGAAAAAGGTTTGGCAAAATTGCAAATTGGTCTTTGTAGAGGAAAGAAAAACTATGATAAACGAGAATCTTTAAAAGAACAAGATACTAAACGAGATTTAGACCGTATTAAAAAAGCCTTTAATTAA
- a CDS encoding VF530 family protein, translating into MQNQSKDPLHGITLQKIVETLVDYYGFDTLGELIPVKCFISNPSVKSSLTFLRKTDWARKKVEDLYVKTLPKLS; encoded by the coding sequence ATGCAAAATCAGTCCAAAGATCCCTTACACGGAATTACACTTCAAAAAATTGTTGAGACTTTAGTAGATTATTATGGTTTTGATACTTTGGGAGAATTGATTCCGGTTAAGTGTTTTATTTCCAATCCAAGTGTCAAATCGAGCCTTACTTTTTTAAGAAAAACGGACTGGGCAAGAAAAAAAGTGGAAGATCTTTATGTTAAAACACTTCCAAAGCTAAGCTGA
- a CDS encoding Fic family protein produces the protein MKSLLKNAREQKGLKTRELAQLANIDQALISKFESGTRKPTKDQIIKLSQLLEIDYETLMIAWLKEKILYEIGDDELALKALKVAENEIKYNKTVSNLKLSTSLEKILKEIDALKEKLDSYRQYDSFKITQALELEYTFESNRIEGNTMTLRETDMVINEGLTISGKSMREHLEAINHQEAIGFIKDLMNKNNSLNERDLLSIHNLILRGIIPEDAGRYRKVLVMLQGSSHMPPQPLMVPQEMEEYFVWYEINKNKLHPIILAAEMHERLVTIHPFIDGNGRTSRLIMNLILMQKGYPIANIKGDYETRMQYYQSLEIAQTKKDKEDFFLFIAQKEKESLERYISILTQ, from the coding sequence ATGAAATCACTTCTCAAAAATGCTAGAGAGCAAAAAGGTTTAAAAACCCGTGAATTAGCACAACTTGCCAATATTGATCAAGCTTTGATTAGTAAATTTGAATCGGGAACAAGAAAGCCAACCAAAGATCAGATTATTAAGCTTTCTCAGCTTTTAGAAATTGATTATGAAACTTTAATGATTGCCTGGCTTAAAGAAAAGATTCTTTATGAAATTGGTGATGACGAACTCGCCTTAAAAGCTTTAAAAGTTGCTGAAAATGAAATCAAATACAACAAAACGGTTTCAAATCTTAAATTATCTACTTCTTTAGAGAAAATCCTAAAAGAAATCGATGCCTTAAAAGAAAAATTAGATTCTTATCGTCAGTATGACAGCTTTAAAATAACACAGGCCTTAGAATTAGAATATACTTTTGAAAGCAATAGAATTGAAGGCAATACAATGACACTTCGTGAAACAGATATGGTTATCAATGAAGGCTTGACAATTTCCGGAAAAAGCATGCGGGAGCATCTTGAAGCTATAAATCATCAAGAAGCAATTGGTTTTATTAAAGATTTAATGAATAAAAACAACTCTTTAAACGAACGAGATCTTTTATCTATTCATAATTTAATTCTACGAGGAATTATTCCGGAAGATGCCGGACGTTACAGAAAAGTTCTAGTTATGCTTCAGGGAAGCAGTCACATGCCTCCACAACCTTTAATGGTTCCGCAGGAGATGGAAGAATATTTTGTTTGGTATGAAATCAATAAAAATAAACTACATCCAATTATTTTAGCCGCAGAAATGCACGAGCGATTAGTAACAATTCATCCTTTTATTGATGGAAACGGAAGAACTTCACGACTAATCATGAATTTAATTTTAATGCAAAAAGGCTATCCTATTGCTAATATTAAAGGTGATTACGAAACTCGAATGCAATATTATCAGTCTTTAGAAATTGCTCAAACTAAAAAAGACAAAGAAGATTTTTTTCTGTTTATCGCTCAAAAAGAAAAAGAAAGCCTGGAAAGATATATTTCAATTCTTACCCAATAA
- a CDS encoding GNAT family N-acetyltransferase → MLEFNFSPFPVIETERLILNRITEKDVSEIFALRSNPEIMKYIPRPLAKTTDDALEHIQMIKDKIETNTGINWAIRLKNDPKLFGFIGFYRLQPENYRAEIGYMILPEFHGKGFVPEAVKRLTKYGFEDLKLHSIEAVIDPENYASEKVLQKCDFIKEAHFKESDFYEGKFLDKVIYSLLDK, encoded by the coding sequence ATGTTAGAATTTAACTTTTCTCCTTTTCCCGTTATAGAAACAGAACGTTTGATATTGAATCGAATTACTGAAAAAGATGTAAGCGAAATTTTCGCATTACGTTCTAATCCTGAGATAATGAAATATATCCCGAGACCATTAGCAAAGACAACTGATGATGCATTGGAACATATTCAGATGATTAAAGATAAAATCGAAACCAATACAGGAATCAATTGGGCAATTAGACTTAAAAATGACCCAAAATTGTTTGGCTTCATAGGATTTTACAGATTACAGCCTGAAAATTATCGAGCCGAAATTGGCTATATGATTTTACCCGAATTTCATGGAAAAGGTTTTGTTCCTGAAGCAGTAAAAAGACTTACTAAATACGGTTTTGAAGATTTAAAACTTCATTCCATTGAAGCTGTCATTGATCCTGAAAATTATGCTTCAGAAAAGGTTTTACAAAAGTGCGATTTTATTAAAGAAGCCCATTTTAAAGAATCAGACTTCTACGAAGGCAAATTCTTAGACAAAGTAATCTACTCATTGTTAGACAAGTAA
- a CDS encoding aldose 1-epimerase family protein: MTTTISNSKLSASIKQAGAELFSIKDNQNNEYIWEGNPDFWGKHSPVLFPIVGTLKNNTYTIEGKEYQLSRHGFARDMEFQLIDKTENNAVFSLKSSEETLKKYPFNFELQLIYTLQESSLDLEYKVINKGKEKMPFSIGAHPAIALSNNFEDYALQFEKEEELKYYLLENDLISSKTKILETENNIVPLNYDLFKNDALIFKTLDSKSLTILKNKKPYIKVDYKDFLSLGIWTKENAPFICIEPWLGYSDTDENTGDLYKKEGILILDENQNFTAKFSITIL, translated from the coding sequence TTGACCACAACTATTTCAAATTCAAAACTAAGCGCTTCAATCAAACAGGCTGGAGCTGAGTTATTTTCTATAAAAGACAACCAAAATAATGAATATATCTGGGAAGGGAATCCAGATTTCTGGGGCAAACACTCTCCCGTTCTTTTTCCTATTGTTGGTACTTTAAAAAACAACACTTACACAATTGAAGGAAAAGAATATCAATTGTCAAGACACGGTTTTGCTCGTGATATGGAATTTCAATTAATTGACAAAACTGAAAACAACGCAGTTTTCTCTCTAAAATCTTCTGAAGAAACTCTTAAAAAATATCCCTTTAACTTTGAATTACAGCTTATTTATACACTTCAGGAGAGTTCTCTTGACTTAGAATATAAAGTCATCAATAAAGGAAAAGAAAAAATGCCTTTTTCAATTGGGGCACATCCTGCAATTGCTCTGTCTAATAATTTTGAAGATTATGCGCTTCAGTTTGAAAAAGAAGAAGAATTAAAGTACTATCTTTTAGAGAATGATTTGATTTCTTCTAAAACTAAAATTTTAGAAACCGAAAATAATATTGTTCCTTTAAATTACGACTTGTTTAAAAATGATGCTTTGATATTTAAAACATTAGATTCAAAATCATTGACTATTCTAAAAAATAAAAAGCCATACATAAAAGTTGATTATAAAGATTTCTTAAGTTTAGGAATCTGGACAAAAGAAAATGCTCCTTTTATTTGTATAGAACCTTGGTTAGGCTATTCTGATACTGATGAAAATACAGGAGATTTATATAAAAAAGAGGGAATTTTGATTTTGGATGAAAATCAAAATTTCACTGCAAAATTTAGCATTACAATATTATAA
- a CDS encoding GNAT family N-acetyltransferase has translation MKISIVVTQEEHFKFAQEICDTIESSALLRGTGIAKRTPEYIQKKMSNGDAMIALADGKFAGFCYIESWEHGKFVAHSGLIVHPDYRSLGLAKKIKSKVFDYSLKRYPDAKIFGITTGLAVMKINSELGYKPVPFSELTTDPSFWAGCKTCTNFPILQSKENKMCLCTGMLYDPKEKQKTPPRHPFNEAVLSRLKKIKQALFLNKLLSFIFLFKI, from the coding sequence ATGAAGATCTCTATTGTTGTTACCCAGGAAGAACACTTCAAATTCGCACAAGAAATCTGCGATACGATAGAATCATCTGCCTTGTTGAGAGGTACGGGGATTGCTAAAAGAACTCCTGAGTATATTCAGAAAAAAATGTCGAATGGTGATGCGATGATTGCTCTGGCTGATGGAAAATTTGCAGGTTTTTGTTATATCGAAAGCTGGGAACATGGAAAATTCGTGGCGCATTCGGGATTAATTGTACATCCTGACTATAGAAGTTTAGGATTGGCAAAAAAGATAAAATCGAAAGTTTTTGATTATTCTTTGAAGAGATATCCAGATGCTAAAATATTTGGAATTACAACCGGTTTGGCTGTAATGAAGATTAACTCTGAATTAGGTTATAAACCAGTTCCATTCTCAGAATTAACAACCGATCCAAGTTTCTGGGCCGGATGTAAAACCTGTACTAACTTCCCAATTTTACAGAGCAAAGAAAACAAAATGTGTCTTTGTACAGGAATGTTATATGATCCAAAAGAAAAACAAAAAACACCGCCGAGACATCCTTTTAATGAGGCTGTTTTAAGCAGGCTTAAAAAAATCAAACAGGCTTTGTTCTTAAACAAATTATTGTCATTTATTTTTTTATTCAAAATTTAA
- a CDS encoding M1 family metallopeptidase produces MKKQCAKAILTAALFFGISSVWAQQTPSATAVNPVNNYNYHDAFGPHFYTKNGTSTRTASGQPGIEYWQNRADYQITAKLNGTTNEIVGTDEITYTNNSPDKLGFLWLNLDQNLFKEDSRGNAVVPLTGSRNGAQGQVFDGGNKIKAVKVISGGKNKTEVEAKYVVTDTRMQVFLPQELAAKGGTVKIKIEFSFIAPFEGSDRMGVLETKNGKIFTIAQWYPRMCVYDDVRGWNTAPYLGASEFYLEYGDFDVKLTVPGNQYVVASGELINGAEVFSADQLKKYKDASNSDQTVTIRSAEEVAATANTNAGTEKTWHYKIKNARDFSWASSSAFILDGAKINLPSGKKSLALSAYPVESAGRDGYGRSTEYVKASIEHYSKQWFEYPYPAATNVAGNEGGMEYPGIVFCGWKSKGADLWGVTDHEFGHIWFPMIVGSNERLFGWMDEGFNTFINSLSTAAFNNGEYKEPAANLHEQAESFTRPDLETIMSSPDNMKEANIGMLCYFKPSAGLIILREQILGKERFDTAFRTYINRWAYKHPQPDDFFRTMENVAGEDLSWFWRSWYVNNWRFDQGINSIKYVKNDPAKGAIITVENFDKMPMPIVLDVKTKSGKLTRVNLPVEIWQRNNSWSFKHNSTEEIESITLDPDNAFPDNNTSNNVWTAGKGKIEKDVILDPYLGTFSTSRAPLKIEVTEKNSTMYVEITDFPKFSVKPVENEKDTFESKGAGLKFKYNEAKTGFDMIVLGNNQVIPFTKN; encoded by the coding sequence ATGAAAAAGCAATGTGCAAAAGCCATTTTAACCGCGGCTTTATTTTTTGGGATCTCATCTGTATGGGCGCAGCAAACTCCGTCAGCGACAGCAGTAAATCCGGTAAACAATTACAATTATCATGATGCCTTTGGTCCGCATTTTTATACCAAAAACGGAACTTCAACCCGTACAGCGAGCGGTCAGCCTGGAATTGAATACTGGCAGAACAGAGCTGATTACCAAATCACAGCAAAATTAAATGGAACTACAAATGAGATTGTAGGTACAGATGAAATTACATACACTAATAATAGTCCGGATAAATTAGGGTTTTTATGGCTGAATTTAGATCAGAATTTATTTAAGGAAGATTCTAGAGGAAACGCTGTTGTGCCATTAACAGGAAGCCGTAACGGAGCTCAAGGTCAAGTTTTTGATGGTGGAAATAAAATTAAAGCGGTAAAAGTAATTTCTGGAGGAAAAAATAAAACAGAAGTTGAAGCAAAATACGTTGTCACAGATACCAGAATGCAGGTTTTTCTTCCACAAGAGTTGGCTGCAAAAGGAGGAACTGTAAAAATTAAAATCGAATTTTCATTCATCGCGCCTTTTGAAGGATCTGATAGAATGGGAGTTTTAGAAACTAAAAACGGAAAAATCTTTACAATTGCCCAATGGTATCCACGTATGTGCGTGTATGATGATGTAAGAGGTTGGAATACTGCTCCGTATTTAGGAGCTTCTGAGTTTTACTTAGAATACGGAGATTTTGATGTAAAATTGACTGTTCCTGGAAATCAATATGTAGTAGCTTCTGGAGAATTAATCAACGGAGCAGAGGTGTTTTCTGCTGATCAATTGAAAAAATATAAAGATGCATCTAATAGTGATCAGACAGTAACAATTCGTTCTGCTGAAGAAGTTGCTGCAACGGCAAATACAAACGCGGGAACTGAAAAAACTTGGCATTATAAAATTAAAAATGCACGTGATTTTTCTTGGGCATCATCTTCTGCATTTATTTTAGACGGAGCTAAAATTAACCTTCCAAGCGGTAAAAAATCTTTAGCATTATCTGCTTATCCAGTTGAAAGTGCAGGAAGAGACGGTTACGGACGTTCGACAGAATATGTAAAAGCTTCTATCGAACATTATTCTAAACAATGGTTTGAGTATCCTTATCCAGCAGCTACAAACGTTGCAGGAAATGAAGGCGGAATGGAATATCCCGGAATTGTTTTCTGCGGATGGAAATCTAAAGGAGCAGATTTATGGGGAGTTACAGACCACGAATTTGGACATATTTGGTTTCCTATGATTGTAGGTTCTAATGAAAGATTATTCGGATGGATGGACGAAGGTTTTAATACTTTTATTAATTCATTAAGCACAGCTGCATTTAATAATGGAGAATATAAAGAACCTGCTGCTAATTTACATGAACAAGCAGAATCTTTTACTCGTCCTGATTTAGAAACAATCATGAGTTCACCAGATAACATGAAAGAGGCTAATATTGGAATGTTATGTTACTTTAAACCAAGTGCCGGATTAATAATTTTAAGAGAGCAGATATTAGGAAAAGAGCGTTTTGATACAGCTTTTAGAACTTATATCAATCGATGGGCTTACAAACATCCACAACCAGATGATTTCTTTAGAACGATGGAAAATGTGGCTGGTGAAGATTTAAGCTGGTTTTGGAGAAGCTGGTACGTAAATAACTGGAGATTTGACCAAGGAATCAACTCTATTAAATATGTGAAAAACGATCCAGCAAAAGGAGCAATTATTACAGTTGAGAATTTTGACAAAATGCCAATGCCAATTGTTTTAGACGTTAAAACAAAAAGCGGAAAGTTAACAAGAGTAAATCTTCCTGTAGAGATTTGGCAGCGTAACAACAGTTGGTCTTTCAAGCATAATTCGACAGAAGAAATAGAAAGTATCACGTTAGATCCAGATAATGCATTTCCAGACAACAATACATCAAACAATGTTTGGACTGCGGGTAAGGGGAAAATTGAAAAAGATGTTATTTTGGATCCATATTTAGGAACTTTTTCTACTTCAAGAGCGCCTCTTAAAATTGAAGTTACAGAGAAAAACAGTACAATGTATGTTGAAATTACAGATTTTCCGAAGTTTTCAGTTAAACCTGTGGAAAACGAAAAAGACACATTTGAGTCTAAAGGAGCTGGTTTAAAATTCAAATATAATGAAGCAAAAACTGGTTTTGATATGATTGTTTTAGGAAATAATCAGGTAATTCCATTTACTAAAAACTAA